One segment of Podospora pseudopauciseta strain CBS 411.78 chromosome 5 map unlocalized CBS411.78m_5.2, whole genome shotgun sequence DNA contains the following:
- the NWD5 gene encoding NACHT and WD40-domain containing NOD-like receptor 5 (COG:S; EggNog:ENOG503Q4J3) produces the protein MDAHSQAPPLAGDGDAPNQSLRVKINQMTEGPVSLDPKSAFVNDVWPKLLNEYDAMRERLEEFCKGALERRAIDCQVKSRTKQVDSIRKSLDRREKALLDRSQKQFESFSDIFSNIHDLVGLRIILEFADDMERAVRFIKESFRKEEEPVIFVRDREVGRSWKTRFGAYETRNYRVSLEKAKCGALSQFCDVMFEIQVTTIAEDLYNKLAHPLLYKGSPLTRQDEIVIDMAHGNALCYALCLAYMEDKLKKRANRIGGRAELAMATEEIARDGTRFRESLTKGASFDTPVSPHGLLEALEIPPEGYNSVDDLKQWINGKMTSGVLDEIRSNSQTIRDAILSKLPIANGATFDSHTDEHDARCHPDTRVGLQRDIMAWADDPQGECIFWLNGMAGTGKSTISRTVAQSFADQNLLGASFFFKRGEKDRSKAALLFTTIATQLIVKEPSLASYIKAAIEADPYVTSKRLEEQFKKLILKPLENLRGSLDDIKTIVLVIDALDECERDDDIRVIISLLSQAKSLISVRLRAFLTSRPELPIRLGFNKIKGKYQDLVLHEIPKLIIEHDIAAYLDSELAKIRNDYNNMSPGGQQLPHDWPGPQIVQDLVRMAVPLFIFAATVCRFIRDPAWCDPGDQLAKILEYQSGTQQSEIDKLDATYRPVLDRLLVSSEASRRSLLDEFRMVVGPIVLLAEPLPISSLARLLDIQEKVVIRRLAPLHSVLSVPDSPTSPVRMFHLSFHDFLVDPNKQGTNPFWIDRGATHEKIAIRCLELLSGCLKKDICDLRMPGTARAEIESSVIDSHLPSDVRYACLYWVYHVQQSSCRISDNHQVYTFLQRHFLHWLEALSLLGKLSISIGMIRDLQGLLGPDFSSTISAFLHDAVRFILSFRQIIDICPLQTYTSTIIFAPMKSIIRGIFCGYIPEWIPVLPMVDLEWNACLQTFEGHNNWVTAVAFSPDGATLASASYDNTVRLWDVATGEHRRTLEGHDSCVTAVAFSPDGATLASGSHDNTVRLWDVVTGEHRWTLEGHNGDVTAVAFSPDGATLASASYDNTVRLWDVATGEHRRTLEGHNGGVTAVAFSPDGATLASASHDNTVRLWDVATGEHRRTLEGHDSWVTAVAFSPDGATLASGSYDNTVRLWDVATGEHRRTLEGHDSWVTAVAFSPDGATLASASHDNTVRLWDVATGEHRRTLEGHGIFNRLSFLDNDYLETDCGLLKITPSSENNFTDQEPGSDLLFVSDKWITGDGKNLIWLPPNYRPTCTAVYNCSIALGHGSGQLLLFRFAFNGKGGRHNVL, from the exons ATGGATGCACATTCGCAAGCTCCGCCTCTAGCGGGCGACGGTGATGCTCCAAATCAGTCACTGCGGGTGAAAATCAACCAAATGACCGAGGGGCCTGTTAGCCTAGATCCTAAAAGTGCTTTCGTCAACGACGTCTGGCCTAAATTGCTAAATGAGTACGACGCTATGAGGGAGAGACTGGAGGAATTTTGCAAAGGTGCTCTCGAGCGCAGAGCTATTGACTGCCAAGTCAAAAGCAGAACCAAGCAGGTCGATTCAATCAGAAAGTCACTCGATCGGCGCGAGAAAGCGCTCTTGGATCGCAGCCAAAAGCAATTCGAGAGTTTCTCTGACATATTCAGTAACATTCATGATCTTGTCGGACTCAGGATTATCCTCGAATTTGCTGACGATATGGAGAGAGCCGTTCGCTTCATCAAAGAAAGTTTTcggaaggaagaggagccaGTTATTTTCGTCCGTGACCGTGAGGTTGGTCGGTCCTGGAAAACACGGTTCGGTGCCTACGAGACTCGCAACTATCGCGTCAGCTTGGAAAAAGCGAAATGCGGAGCCCTTTCTCAGTTCTGCGACGTGATGTTCGAGATACAAGTCACGACTATCGCGGAAGATCTTTACAACAAGCTTGCACACCCGCTCTTGTACAAGGGTTCACCTCTTACTCGCCAGGATGAAATCGTGATAGACATGGCGCATGGAAACGCTCTTTGTTATGCGCTCTGCTTGGCTTACATGGAGGATAAACTGAAGAAGCGCGCAAATAGGATTGGGGGTAGAGCTGAGTTGGCAATGGCAACCGAAGAAATTGCAAGAGATGGCACTAGGTTCAGGGAGAGTTTGACGAAAGGGGCGTCTTTTGACACCCCCGTCTCCCCACACGGTCTTCTGGAAGCGCTTGAGATTCCACCGGAGGGATATAACTCCGTTGACGATCTTAAACAGTGGATTAACGGGAAGATGAC TAGTGGTGTGCTTGACGAGATACGCTCGAATTCACAGACGATCCGCGATGCCATCCTTTCCAAGCTCCCCATTGCGAACGGTGCTACCTTTGACTCCCACACGGACGAGCACGACGCGCGATGTCACCCTGATACCCGAGTTGGCCTCCAGCGGGACATAATGGCATGGGCGGACGATCCGCAGGGCGAATGCATCTTCTGGCTAAACGGCATGGCAGGAACTGGGAAGTCCACCATATCACGTACAGTCGCGCAATCGTTTGCGGACCAAAATCTTCTCGGtgccagcttcttctttaAGAGAGGCGAGAAAGACCGGAGCAAGGCCGCCCTGCTGTTTACAACCATTGCGACTCAGCTTATTGTCAAAGAGCCTAGTTTGGCATCGTATATCAAGGCTGCTATTGAGGCTGACCCTTACGTCACGAGCAAAAGGTTGGAGGAGCAGTTTAAGAAGCTGATCCTAAAGCCGTTGGAAAACCTAAGGGGCAGTTTGGACGACATTAAGACAATTGTTCTGGTGATTGATGCCCTTGATGAGTGCGAACGGGACGATGACATCAGGGTTATCATTTCCCTGTTGTCACAAGCAAAGAGTCTGATTTCCGTACGGCTAAGAGCTTTCCTCACAAGCCGGCCTGAGTTGCCAATCCGACTTGGCTTCAATAAGATCAAGGGAAAATACCAAGATCTAGTCTTGCATGAAATCCCAAAGTTAATTATCGAGCACGACATCGCTGCATACCTAGACTCTGAGCTGGCAAAAATCCGAAACGACTATAATAATATGTCTCCTGGTGGGCAGCAGCTTCCGCACGATTGGCCTGGTCCCCAGATTGTCCAAGACTTGGTCAGGATGGCCGTTCCCCTCTTTATCTTTGCAGCTACTGTTTGCCGTTTTATCCGGGACCCAGCATGGTGTGATCCCGGTGATCAATTAGCAAAGATCCTGGAATATCAGTCAGGAACACAGCAATCCGAGATCGACAAGCTGGACGCAACATATCGCCCAGTCCTTGATCGGTTGCTTGTCAGTTCCGAGGCATCTAGGAGATCCCTTCTTGATGAATTCCGGATGGTCGTGGGCCCGATTGTGCTCTTAGCCGAACCACTCCCGATATCCTCTTTAGCCAGACTTCTTGATATACAAGAGAAGGTCGTTATTCGCAGACTTGCACCACTTCACTCCGTCCTTAGCGTACCGGACTCTCCTACATCCCCGGTTAGGATGTTTCATTTGTCATTCCATGACTTTCTCGTTGATCCCAACAAACAGGGCACCAACCCGTTCTGGATAGACAGGGGTGCAACCCACGAAAAAATTGCGATCAGATGCTTGGAGCTTCTTTCTGGTTGCTTGAAGAAGGACATCTGCGATCTGAGAATGCCTGGAACAGCTCGTGCCGAGATTGAGTCGTCAGTCATCGACTCCCATTTGCCATCAGATGTCCGGTATGCGTGCCTATACTGGGTCTATCACGTTCAGCAAAGCAGTTGTCGTATAAGCGATAACCATCAAGTATATACCTTCCTCCAACGTCATTTCCTCCACTGGCTGGAAGCGCTAAGTCTCCTTGGGAAACTATCTATAAGTATTGGAATGATTAGGGATTTACAGGGTCTCCTTGGT CCCGATTTTAGTTCCACGATCTCCGCGTTTTTACACGATGCAGTACGATTTATTCTTAGCTTCCGCCAGATTATCGACATTTGCCCCCTTCAGACTTATACTTCCACAATTATTTTTGCGCCAATGAAAAGCATAATCAGGGGAATATTCTGTGGTTATATTCCTGAATGGATCCCAGTATTGCCAATGGTTGACTTAGAGTGGAACGCGTGTCTGCAGACCTTTGAAGGACATAACAATTGGGTTACAGCGGTAGCGTTCTCGCCGGATGGTGCCACACTGGCGTCAGCTTCATACGATAACACGGTACGGCTTTGGGATGTGGCTACCGGCGAGCACCGGCGGACCCTTGAGGGACATGACAGTTGCGTTACAGCGGTAGCGTTCTCGCCGGATGGTGCCACACTGGCGTCAGGTTCACACGATAACACGGTACGGCTTTGGGATGTGGTTACCGGCGAGCACCGGTGGACCCTTGAGGGACATAACGGTGATGTTACAGCGGTAGCGTTCTCGCCGGATGGTGCCACACTGGCGTCAGCTTCATACGATAACACGGTACGGCTTTGGGATGTGGCTACTGGCGAGCACCGGCGGACCCTTGAGGGACATAACGGTGGTGTTACAGCGGTAGCGTTCTCGCCGGATGGTGCCACACTGGCGTCAGCTTCACACGATAACACGGTACGGCTTTGGGATGTGGCTACCGGCGAGCACCGGCGGACCCTTGAGGGACATGACAGTTGGGTTACAGCGGTAGCGTTCTCGCCGGATGGTGCCACACTGGCGTCAGGTTCATACGATAACACGGTACGGCTTTGGGATGTGGCTACCGGCGAGCACCGGCGGACCCTTGAGGGACATGACAGTTGGGTTACAGCGGTAGCGTTCTCGCCGGATGGTGCCACACTGGCGTCAGCTTCACACGATAACACGGTACGGCTTTGGGATGTGGCTACCGGCGAGCACCGGCGGACCCTTGAGGGGCATGGCATTTTTAATCGTCTATCGTTTTTGGATAATGACTACCTTGAAACAGATTGCGGATTGCTGAAGATAACCCCGAGTTCAGAAAATAACTTTACCGACCAAGAACCGGGCAGCGATCTTCTCTTTGTCAGTGATAAGTGGATTACAGGAGATGGGAAGAACCTTATCTGGCTTCCTCCTAACTATCGGCCAACATGTACAGCTGTATACAATTGTTCCATCGCCCTAGGACATGGTTCTGGCCAGCTTTTGCTCTTTCGATTTGCTTTTAATGGGAAGGGTGGACGTCATAATGTCTTATAA
- a CDS encoding uncharacterized protein (EggNog:ENOG503P0BR): MNYEKGSYRDFVRSRCQTNPCVTGLADYLRCGPGAASTIVTLDYSRDGQSVPNPLTVSEVDLARLMGATSTTAGRIVLVENIQPHLVSFLGEILDVDPIFFAGHVTTDFKDIEKAPPPPSLTLFPSQIAENGYLHLHYQQVLDLGSADVFTSSYSLKSDSNVPRNVRRLPHLSGRQIALARACCSILVKKIKGIWICLVLVDPPVNMVHETLGLGGRKSHPSMMLHGGFEEFKQPASFASFGSTTSDRLPDKKSMLSNLLRYFRQQPPGFMIAEPSILSLGYYPIRMVLAEWILYTLLMSRYLKYYEYTLHDIENRLHDSDIIDLQRWRRRSMQSRHKLILLSEFIDYWLQQESKKQPWDFILKDIKHVSSQLEHYSRSLENMVPVATSMVQLLDSRRSIQEAANVSRLTFIALVFVPLSWVASLFSMSEDYSPGHKSFWVYFATALPVMILVLLLSTVQWDRLEGKLGRVWVVLRR; this comes from the exons atgaactACGAAAAAGGATCATACAGAGATTTTGTCCGATCTCGATGTCAAACCAACCCTTGCGTCACTGGATTAGCCGACTATTTGAGATGTGGGCCTGGAGCTGCCAGTACCATCGTTACTCTCGACTACTCCCGGGACGGACAATCAGTACCGAATCCTCTAACGGTATCCGAAGTTGATCTGGCCAGGCTGATGGGTGCCACCTCTACAACTGCTGGCCGGATTGTGCTCGTCGAGAACATCCAACCCCATCTGGTCAGTTTTCTTGGCGAGATTTTGGATGTGGATCCAATCTTCTTTGCTGGTCACGTCACCACCGACTTCAAAGACATCGAGAAagcaccgcctcctccttcacttACGTTGTTTCCATCTCAGATTGCTGAAAATGGctatctccatctccactATCAGCAGGTATTAGACCTAGGAAGCGCAGACGTGTTTACATCTTCGTACAGTCTAAAATCGGACTCCAACGTTCCTCGAAATGTAAGACGCCTACCGCATCTATCAGGCCGACAGATTGCTTTGGCTCGAGCGTGCTGTTCTATTCTAGTGAAAAAGATCAAAGGCATATGGATTT GCCTAGTCCTGGTGGATCCCCCTGTAAATATGGTTCATGAGACGTTGGGGTTAGGCGGCCGAAAGTCACATCCCAGTATGATGTTGCATGGAGGATTCGAGGAATTTAAGCAACCGGCGTCTTTCGCGTCTTTCGGATCTACCACGAGCGATCGTTTGCCAGATAAGAAGTCGATGCTCAGCAACCTGCTCCGCTACTTccgccaacaaccacctGGGTTCATGATAGCCGAGCCTAGCATCTTGAGCCTCGGCTACTACCCGATACGCATGGTCTTAGCTGAGTGGATTCTTTACACGCTCCTGATGAGTCGTTACCTGAAATATTATGAATATACTCTGCACGACATCGAGAATCGGCTGCACGATAGTGACATTATCGACCTTCAacgttggcggcggcggagcatGCAAAGCCGACACAAACTAATTCTTCTCTCTGAGTTCATCGATTATTGGTTACAACAGGAATCCAAAAAGCAGCCGTGGGATTTTATACTGAAAGATATCAAGCATGTATCGTCACAGCTAGAGCATTACAGCCGCTCGCTCGAGAATATGGTCCCAGTAGCAACGTCGATGGTACAGCTGCTCGACTCGCGGCGGTCGATACAAGAGGCTGCCAACGTTAGCCGGCTCACTTTTATTGCCCTGGTGTTTGTGCCGCTGTCTTGGGTCGCCAGCCTTTTCAGCATGTCAGAAGATTACTCTCCAGGACACAAGAGCTTTTGGGTATATTTTGCTACTGCACTGCCAGTTATGATTCTAGTCTTGCTTTTATCAACTGTGCAATGGGATCGACTTGAGGGAAAACTGGGCAGGGTTTGGGTAGTTTTACGACGGTAA